From one Caldithrix abyssi DSM 13497 genomic stretch:
- a CDS encoding DUF362 domain-containing protein, whose protein sequence is MRRRYFLEISGKATAASLFFPLLGRAITPKPFPPEELADIYVVQKGPAAELTERLIELLGGIDRLVGSEDVVLLKVNSQWWAQGMTNTDVLLAFIRKIVERPNFKGEVIIADNHQSKTPNSRGWNTARPNGKLNYNDLVLWFHQKGFSNVNKVHWHPAGPNPHPLQFGGSGNSVVKGPEEGDGYVWDDALYYQSPYGNKTILSYPIFTSPFSGRRIDFKNGVWQKGKYLDVPLKLFNFSALNHHSAYAGVTASVKNFMGVVDMSCGYPAPQPQGTYNTHHIGVTPLFKLLARYRDALKKMPGFYGVYLHPEVFRFHFTGGVLGKFMKVVRRADLNIITAIKVGWGSRTDADKAMQTDSLIASTDPVALDFWAAKHVLLPATKAARAPEKYLRLNDPERTEGPFRRFLEECRRELGGTLSEEKMIIHSN, encoded by the coding sequence ATGCGCAGAAGATATTTTTTAGAAATTTCAGGAAAAGCAACGGCCGCCTCTCTATTTTTCCCGCTGCTCGGCAGGGCGATAACGCCAAAGCCTTTCCCTCCGGAAGAGCTGGCGGATATTTATGTGGTTCAAAAAGGGCCGGCTGCAGAATTGACGGAGCGATTGATTGAACTTTTAGGCGGAATCGATCGCTTGGTCGGATCGGAGGATGTGGTTCTTTTAAAAGTAAACAGCCAGTGGTGGGCGCAGGGCATGACCAATACAGACGTGTTGCTGGCCTTCATCCGCAAAATTGTGGAGCGGCCGAACTTTAAAGGCGAGGTGATTATTGCGGATAACCATCAAAGCAAAACGCCGAATTCACGCGGCTGGAACACCGCACGGCCTAACGGAAAGTTGAATTACAACGATCTGGTGTTGTGGTTTCATCAAAAGGGATTTAGCAATGTAAACAAGGTACACTGGCATCCGGCCGGTCCCAATCCTCATCCGCTGCAGTTCGGCGGCTCGGGCAATAGCGTGGTAAAAGGACCGGAAGAAGGTGATGGCTACGTGTGGGATGACGCGCTTTATTACCAGTCGCCTTATGGAAACAAAACGATATTAAGCTATCCCATCTTTACTTCGCCTTTTAGCGGACGGAGGATTGATTTTAAAAACGGCGTCTGGCAAAAGGGAAAATATCTGGATGTTCCTTTAAAGTTGTTCAATTTTTCCGCGCTTAATCATCACAGCGCTTACGCCGGAGTTACGGCTTCCGTAAAAAATTTTATGGGCGTGGTGGATATGAGCTGCGGATATCCGGCGCCACAGCCTCAAGGAACCTACAACACACATCACATAGGCGTCACGCCCCTGTTTAAGCTTCTTGCCAGATACAGAGACGCTTTGAAAAAGATGCCGGGGTTTTATGGCGTCTATTTACATCCGGAAGTGTTTCGCTTCCATTTTACGGGAGGCGTGCTGGGCAAATTCATGAAGGTGGTGCGCCGCGCCGATTTAAACATCATCACGGCCATTAAAGTGGGCTGGGGCTCGCGAACAGATGCGGATAAGGCCATGCAGACCGATTCGCTCATTGCTTCTACGGATCCTGTGGCGCTCGATTTCTGGGCGGCCAAACATGTTTTGCTGCCGGCGACAAAAGCGGCCCGTGCTCCTGAAAAGTATTTGCGCTTAAATGATCCGGAACGCACCGAAGGCCCCTTTCGACGTTTTTTAGAAGAATGTCGCAGGGAACTTGGCGGTACGCTTAGCGAAGAAAAGATGATCATTCATAGCAATTAA